AAGCCCCGGCGGGGGCCGGGGCCGGGTACACCGCGCTGCGGAGGTGCCCTCAAGCTACAGAGGCGCGGGTTCCAGAGGCGAGGCGCTCAGTCGTCCGCTGCCTGCCCGGCCTTCTTCGGCACCGCCGGATTCTCCACGAACTCGGTGGGATCATACAGATCGAAACCGATCTCCTTCTCATAGTCCTGAATCTTGAGGTGCAGGCGCTTGACGTCGCCCTCGACCATGCCGTAATCAAAGGTGTCGAAGATGGCGGTGGTCTTGAGGTTGTGGCCCTCGAAGTCGGGTACCTCGCGGGTCTTGCGGATGCCCTCTTCCAGAGCCTTGCGGCTCTCGATGCCCAGGTTGCGGAAGGCCACCTGCATCACGTCACGGTTGAAGTCGCGCGGCCCGTAGATGCCGGCGCGGTACACCGTCTCGGCGAACTGCTGCCAGTCGGGAACCAGGGTGGAGGCGGGCATCGAGAACTGGCCGATCACGTTCTTGATGGCCTCCAGCGTGCGCTCGGGGTAGTAGTACAGGTACATCCGCACGCCTTCGAGGAAGAAGTTGTAGTGCGCCGCCTCATCCACCGCGATGGTCTGTGCGACCTTGGCAAGCACCGGATCCGAGAAACCCGCCAGATGGGGCTTGTCGCTCTTGCCCTGGGCGATTTTCATCATGTTCAGGTAGTTGAGTTGTGTGGCCCGCTCCTGAAACACGGTGTACACCAGATTGTGAATGGCGTCGGGAAAGGGCAGTTCCCAGGTCTGGGACTTGAGGCGCTCCTTGTACTCGGCGATCCACTGCGGGCTGCGTTTGCCGCTGAACAGCACCGCGTTTTCCCAGGCGTCGGCGTGCTTTTCCTCCTCGCTGCCCCACCGCAGCTGAAAGTGGCTGCGGCCGTGGCTGCGCCGAACCAGATTCAGCAGGCTGCTCGTAAAGTCCGGCGCGTACTGCTCGACGG
The nucleotide sequence above comes from Deinococcus aerophilus. Encoded proteins:
- a CDS encoding acyl-ACP desaturase translates to MADILPPNMLNERPQTPAGLLSTREKDRLIERGFLGLYRWYTARSQETRNWNADRSFDWRNMNHDLPPEIVTVIQGFFAVEQYAPDFTSSLLNLVRRSHGRSHFQLRWGSEEEKHADAWENAVLFSGKRSPQWIAEYKERLKSQTWELPFPDAIHNLVYTVFQERATQLNYLNMMKIAQGKSDKPHLAGFSDPVLAKVAQTIAVDEAAHYNFFLEGVRMYLYYYPERTLEAIKNVIGQFSMPASTLVPDWQQFAETVYRAGIYGPRDFNRDVMQVAFRNLGIESRKALEEGIRKTREVPDFEGHNLKTTAIFDTFDYGMVEGDVKRLHLKIQDYEKEIGFDLYDPTEFVENPAVPKKAGQAADD